The following are encoded together in the Pedobacter steynii genome:
- a CDS encoding SusD/RagB family nutrient-binding outer membrane lipoprotein: protein MKKNFKNYIIIATSIVLAAGCKPGDFGDINVSPNAPDKPVTSLLLTSAERYIGRTTAVTSTATAPGIINDYAAKLYTQQISEMLYTSESRYNTKIYNYTGIYNSPLQDLTLIIKLNTDAATKTLPHVANNGSNSDQIAVARILRAFYFQNITDRWGDVAYSEALQGLAKPTPKFDRQKDIYIALFKELKEAAASLTGGVAGDFLFNGSAARWKTFAATIRMNMALRLSKVDPAWGKTEFNLALAAGVISSNADNINYVFLKESANENNIYYNYEVAKRYDYATSNTMVNALKAINDPRLPVYADKNNQGQYVGMPYGLTQSLAGAYTSGNVNVPGSVSLIGKAFRSQDSPVSIYTYAETLFSKAEAYKLGWITGAPDDAQAAVTYLAAINASMAQRGVTADASYFLQPDVAYNPATAVKQIITQKWIANYMGYATETWSDWRRTGFPTLVPTQYAQNLGKQIPVRQCYTLDEQSLNKANYNDVIAIQGPDELNTKVWWNKP, encoded by the coding sequence ATGAAAAAGAATTTTAAAAACTATATAATCATTGCAACGTCAATCGTACTTGCTGCTGGTTGCAAGCCCGGAGATTTCGGAGACATCAATGTCAGCCCTAATGCTCCAGATAAGCCAGTGACATCTCTACTTTTAACTAGTGCTGAGCGTTATATTGGTAGAACTACCGCTGTTACTTCGACCGCAACTGCTCCAGGAATAATCAATGACTACGCGGCTAAATTATACACACAACAAATCTCAGAGATGTTGTATACTTCAGAATCGCGCTACAATACTAAAATTTATAATTATACAGGGATCTATAACAGTCCATTACAAGATTTAACGTTAATTATTAAGTTAAACACCGATGCGGCGACAAAGACTTTGCCACACGTAGCAAACAATGGTTCAAATTCAGACCAGATTGCTGTAGCAAGGATCTTGAGGGCCTTTTATTTCCAGAACATCACTGATAGGTGGGGGGATGTAGCTTATTCTGAAGCATTGCAGGGACTAGCAAAACCAACCCCGAAATTTGACAGACAGAAGGACATTTATATCGCTTTGTTCAAAGAGCTTAAAGAAGCTGCTGCTAGCCTTACTGGAGGTGTCGCTGGTGATTTCTTATTTAATGGTTCTGCTGCTAGATGGAAAACCTTCGCTGCAACAATTAGAATGAATATGGCCTTGAGGTTGTCTAAAGTAGATCCTGCATGGGGTAAAACAGAATTCAATCTGGCGCTTGCAGCAGGTGTGATCTCATCTAATGCAGATAATATCAATTATGTGTTTTTGAAAGAGTCTGCAAACGAAAATAATATCTATTATAATTATGAGGTTGCCAAACGTTATGATTACGCAACTAGCAATACTATGGTTAATGCTTTGAAAGCAATTAATGACCCACGTTTGCCAGTGTACGCAGATAAAAATAATCAAGGACAGTACGTTGGTATGCCTTATGGATTGACTCAGTCATTAGCGGGAGCTTATACTTCTGGAAACGTTAATGTTCCCGGATCGGTATCTTTAATAGGAAAGGCATTCAGATCTCAGGATTCACCTGTTAGTATTTATACCTACGCAGAAACTTTGTTCTCAAAAGCGGAGGCTTATAAGCTGGGATGGATTACGGGTGCTCCGGATGACGCTCAGGCTGCGGTAACTTATCTTGCTGCAATCAATGCTTCTATGGCTCAACGCGGAGTTACAGCTGACGCAAGTTATTTCCTCCAGCCTGATGTGGCATATAATCCTGCTACTGCCGTGAAGCAAATTATTACTCAAAAATGGATTGCTAATTATATGGGATATGCAACGGAGACGTGGTCGGACTGGAGAAGAACAGGGTTCCCAACGTTAGTGCCTACGCAGTATGCTCAGAATTTAGGAAAACAAATTCCAGTTAGACAATGCTATACTCTTGATGAGCAAAGCTTAAATAAAGCTAACTATAATGATGTGATCGCTATTCAGGGACCTGATGAATTGAATACTAAAGTATGGTGGAATAAACCATAA
- a CDS encoding RHS repeat domain-containing protein codes for MNIKVKRLLLLALLLGTTQIKAQQTTNLQLPVLLPPAPNAAELGKYGNIPINHSTGSVNYNIPLLNIASGALKVNLSVAYNSGGIKVDQIASRSGMGWVLDAGGVINRTVYGDRDETALTAPVPEDVTLNTPEVISFLDRATLNKDKYDTQPDVFSFNFNGYSGKFILKPDDKTKVVFLSASNLKIQTNFNGLLGTAWTIKVIDPNGISYYFGGSTATEKSRTQNSGQGCGKTYDLGVENAWYLNKIEDLNGDNIVLSYLPVQLTYYASASQTRVEPTPETRMAFIINPTNGTTIYAPPGSQSNCVTTILNTGVILDKIVTSKGAQAQFTYISRTDVEGDKLISKIEYGLVGKPFSKTFNFNYNEILSDLSYSGAYSNVQCNYRPYLMGLTEWSEGLTTSRKHEFHYYNANVLPPRLSYAQDHFGFFNGKSNSGFLPRPPMGGIFSYTPADRECDGNYARYGMLSKVIYPTGGTDSLIYEANTIQEYISEHTVPKPFSVDLEVTGTGIKTSGIVTKTFPSDGKLIIGLYSSYSGVGVDDRIHQTVTLTIKQLPSMAIKFEKRLLLDEMYRDSIALSPGNYEATLMADGQASLGNAYIDGTYGTNIIPASSSVKVSGGARVNQVLTYDPVSNVNNVKSYYYNKYLQPAVSSGVLLKPQNNYFSMLEMRVTDPSNAVSMFCAYHQASSNGDVSLFSNDGNHLLYTDVTVSDGTDFSNGATYYQYEINKERPSRIVRGGDVPFKPYDISGLPSVLERYQLVYKSGSPQPLKLKETFMTYKKILSETYVAYQGEKNYDVSAGGEAPYDLATYDVNSYWNYNDSTKVVTYDTQGINPATIVTANLYQNPAHLQLTETNNNSSDGKKIIKKLLYPHEMVSSAQDPTGVYAAMIAKNKIAPVVEEKELNVAVVTDLKRTNYYQPYPNIFAAQSIATFNPVLNSNETRIKFNKYNAKGNILNVSVEEGTKIGYLWSYNHQFPIAEIKGADQTQIETALTVAAIDNFANLVAPDKTAIDNFLAPLKTTVPAAHISTFVYDPLKGLISQTDAKGMVTYYEYDSFQRLKTIKDHNQHIIKNYEYYYKP; via the coding sequence ATGAATATAAAAGTAAAACGACTCTTGCTACTCGCTCTGTTGTTGGGTACAACTCAAATTAAGGCTCAACAAACCACAAACCTACAATTACCCGTATTATTGCCCCCTGCTCCTAATGCGGCTGAATTGGGTAAGTATGGTAATATCCCTATAAATCATTCAACAGGTAGTGTGAATTATAATATTCCACTTCTTAATATTGCATCGGGAGCACTAAAAGTAAATCTTTCAGTTGCTTATAATTCAGGTGGAATAAAGGTAGATCAGATTGCCTCAAGATCTGGCATGGGCTGGGTACTGGATGCCGGAGGAGTAATAAATCGTACCGTGTATGGAGATCGCGATGAAACAGCACTCACTGCACCGGTGCCTGAAGATGTCACGTTAAATACTCCCGAAGTAATTAGCTTTCTGGATAGAGCAACGTTGAATAAAGATAAGTACGATACACAACCAGATGTTTTTAGTTTCAATTTTAATGGATATTCAGGCAAGTTTATTTTGAAACCTGACGATAAAACCAAAGTTGTATTTTTGAGTGCATCTAACCTTAAGATCCAGACCAATTTTAACGGATTATTGGGCACTGCGTGGACGATAAAAGTTATCGATCCAAATGGAATCTCCTACTATTTTGGAGGAAGTACAGCAACAGAGAAATCCAGAACTCAGAATTCGGGGCAAGGTTGTGGAAAAACTTATGATTTGGGCGTAGAGAATGCATGGTACCTCAATAAAATAGAAGACCTTAACGGTGATAATATTGTATTGAGTTATCTTCCTGTGCAATTAACCTATTATGCTTCTGCATCCCAGACAAGAGTAGAACCAACTCCTGAAACTAGAATGGCATTCATTATTAATCCGACAAATGGGACTACTATTTATGCGCCTCCGGGGTCTCAATCGAATTGTGTAACCACAATACTAAATACAGGCGTGATTTTAGATAAAATAGTGACCTCAAAAGGAGCACAGGCTCAGTTTACTTATATCAGCCGTACAGATGTTGAGGGAGATAAACTCATTAGTAAAATTGAATACGGATTGGTTGGGAAGCCGTTTTCGAAAACTTTTAATTTCAATTATAATGAGATATTAAGTGACTTAAGTTATAGCGGTGCATATAGCAATGTACAGTGTAATTACAGGCCCTATCTGATGGGCTTAACTGAATGGTCTGAGGGATTGACGACGTCAAGAAAACATGAGTTCCATTATTATAATGCAAATGTGCTGCCTCCTAGACTCTCCTATGCACAGGACCACTTTGGATTTTTTAATGGTAAAAGTAATTCGGGTTTTTTGCCTCGTCCTCCTATGGGGGGAATATTTTCCTATACACCTGCCGATAGAGAATGCGATGGCAATTATGCTCGCTATGGGATGCTGAGTAAAGTTATTTACCCAACAGGAGGCACAGATAGTCTCATATATGAGGCTAATACAATTCAGGAATATATATCCGAGCACACTGTACCAAAACCCTTCAGTGTAGATTTAGAAGTAACAGGAACAGGAATAAAGACGTCTGGAATTGTAACGAAAACTTTCCCCTCTGACGGAAAGTTAATTATTGGATTGTATTCATCCTATTCAGGTGTTGGAGTTGATGATCGGATACATCAAACAGTAACCTTAACCATAAAACAATTGCCGAGCATGGCAATCAAATTTGAAAAGAGACTTCTTCTGGATGAAATGTATAGGGATTCGATAGCATTAAGCCCTGGCAATTATGAGGCTACTTTGATGGCGGATGGTCAGGCGTCACTTGGTAACGCCTATATTGATGGGACTTATGGAACAAACATTATTCCTGCTTCTTCCAGTGTTAAGGTCTCGGGAGGGGCGAGGGTTAACCAGGTTCTGACCTATGATCCTGTTTCAAATGTAAATAATGTGAAATCATATTATTACAACAAATATTTACAGCCAGCGGTGTCGTCCGGTGTTCTATTAAAACCACAAAATAATTATTTTTCAATGCTTGAAATGCGGGTAACTGATCCAAGCAATGCTGTTTCGATGTTTTGTGCCTATCACCAGGCAAGTTCTAATGGAGATGTTTCTTTGTTTTCTAATGATGGAAATCATCTGTTATACACCGATGTTACCGTGAGTGATGGTACAGATTTCAGTAATGGGGCTACTTATTATCAATATGAGATCAATAAAGAGAGGCCTTCCAGGATTGTACGAGGAGGTGACGTTCCATTTAAGCCGTATGATATTTCAGGCCTTCCCTCAGTTTTAGAGAGGTATCAGCTAGTTTATAAGTCTGGTAGTCCTCAGCCGCTTAAACTTAAGGAAACATTTATGACTTATAAAAAGATTTTAAGTGAAACCTATGTTGCCTATCAAGGAGAGAAAAACTATGATGTCAGTGCGGGCGGTGAAGCGCCTTATGACCTCGCAACTTATGACGTTAATAGTTACTGGAATTATAATGATTCGACTAAGGTGGTTACTTACGATACACAAGGTATTAATCCGGCAACAATAGTCACGGCTAATCTTTACCAAAATCCTGCCCATTTACAACTTACAGAAACTAATAATAACAGTAGTGATGGAAAGAAGATCATAAAAAAACTGCTTTATCCTCATGAAATGGTTAGTTCCGCACAAGATCCAACAGGGGTATACGCAGCTATGATTGCCAAGAATAAAATTGCTCCTGTTGTAGAAGAAAAAGAACTTAACGTAGCGGTGGTAACCGATCTTAAACGCACCAATTATTATCAACCCTATCCCAATATTTTTGCTGCTCAGAGTATTGCTACTTTTAACCCTGTACTCAATAGTAACGAAACACGAATCAAGTTTAATAAGTATAATGCCAAAGGGAATATATTGAATGTGTCTGTGGAAGAAGGGACTAAAATTGGTTACCTGTGGAGCTATAACCATCAATTCCCTATAGCTGAGATCAAGGGAGCGGATCAGACCCAGATAGAGACTGCGCTTACTGTTGCTGCGATTGACAATTTCGCTAACCTTGTAGCCCCTGATAAAACCGCGATTGATAATTTCCTAGCTCCATTAAAGACCACTGTACCTGCGGCCCATATCAGTACATTTGTATACGACCCTTTAAAAGGATTGATTAGTCAGACGGATGCCAAAGGAATGGTTACTTATTATGAATACGACAGCTTTCAGCGTTTGAAGACGATTAAGGATCACAACCAGCATATCATTAAGAACTACGAATATTATTATAAACCTTAA